Proteins from a single region of Pelodiscus sinensis isolate JC-2024 chromosome 29, ASM4963464v1, whole genome shotgun sequence:
- the MSL1 gene encoding male-specific lethal 1 homolog has product MTMRSTVFKAAAATALNADRLDYERPGLALEPGPEEEPDGEAAPLHRQPPRKPKEPPPLGGHKGRGGGSGGGGSSVPAAAGAPGQQEESWGGLVPLPCPPASTKQAGVGDASSRPKYQAVLPGHTASQVAAKDKGCPAAASAPPPATGEPAPAAASESKWKSGVRRSPMGAGGGSSNQAACLKQILLLQLDLIEQQQQQLQAKEKEIEELKAERDTLLARIERMERRMQLVKKDNEREKHRIFQGYETDEKAESEASEKLQIECQQDLLEASQPLPPKHFSYGRNGKGHKRKSAFGSAERKTPVKKLVSEFSKVKSKTLKHSPLKEEPSSSLSETVCKRELRSQETPEKARSLVDTPLKPSTPLKSPSDKRFPSETEDLPYLSTTEMYLCRWHQPPPSPLPLREPSPKKEETVAIPSWRDHVVEPLRDSSPSDLLENLDDSVFAKRHAKLELDEKRRKRWDIQRIREQRILQRLQLRMYKKKGIQESEPEVTSFFPEPDDVESLLITPYLPVVAFGRPLPKLTPQNFELPWLDERSRCRLEMQKKQTPHRTCRK; this is encoded by the exons ATGACCATGAGATCCACCGTCTTCAAGGCGGCCGCGGCCACGGCGCTCAACGCGGACAGGCTGGACTACGAGAGGCCGGGGCTGGCGCTGGAGCCGGGCCCGGAGGAGGAGCCGGACGGGGAGGCCGCCCCGCTCCACCGCCAGCCGCCCCGCAAGCCCAAGGAGCCGCCCCCGCTGGGGGGACACAAGGGCCGCGGCgggggcagcggcggcgggggcaGCAGCGTGCCGGCGGCGGCCGGGGCGCccgggcagcaggaggagagctggggcggcctggtgcccctgccctgcccgccgGCCAGCACCAAGCAGGCCGGCGTGGGGgatgccagcagcaggcccaaGTACCAGGCGGTGCTGCCCGGACACACCGCCTCCCAGGTGGCGGCGAAGGACAAGGGCTGCCCGGCCGCGGCCAGCGCGCCGCCCCCGGCCACCGGCGAGCCGGCTCCCGCCGCGGCCTCGGAGAGCAAGTGGAAGAGCGGCGTGCGGAGGAGCCCCatgggggccggcgggggctcctcGAACCAGGCGGCCTGCCTCAAGCagatcctcctgctccagctggacCTCatcgagcagcagcagcagcagctgcaggccaagGAGAAGGAGATCGAGGAGCTCAAGGCCGAGAGGGACACG CTCCTAGCTCGGATTGAGCGCATGGAAAGGAGGATGCAGCTGGTGAAGAAGGATAAcgagagagagaaacacaggaTTTTTCAAGGTTATGAAACAGATGAGAAGGCTGAATCAGAAGCCTCTGAGAAACTACAAATTGAATGCCAGCAGGATCTCTTGGAGGCTTCCCAGCCCTTGCCTCCAAAACACTTCTCGTATGGAAGAAATGGAAAGGGACATAAAAG GAAGTCGGCGTTTGGAAGCGCAGAGAGGAAAACGCCCGTTAAAAAGCTGGTGTCTGAATTTTCAAAAGTCAAGAGTAAAACTCTGAAGCACTCTCCACTGAAAGAGGAGCCAAGTAGCTCTTTATCGGAAACTGTTTGCAAACGTGAACTGAGGAGTCAAGAGACTCCAGAAAAAGCCAGATCGCTAGTGGACACTCCCTTAAAACCATCCACCCCCTTGAAAAGCCCCAGTGATAAAAGATTCCCCAGCGAGACGGAAGACCTGCCGTACCTTTCAACCACCGAAATGTACTTGTGTCGTTGGCATCAACCTCCCCCATCCCCGTTGCCGTTACGAGAGCCCTCTCCAAAGAAGGAGGAGACTGTAGCAA TTCCTTCTTGGAGGGACCATGTCGTAGAGCCCCTGAGAGACTCCAGCCCTTCAGACCTCTTGGAG AATCTAGACGACAGCGTATTTGCCAAAAGGCACGCGAAGCTGGAGCTGGatgagaagagaaggaaaag GTGGGATATTCAGAGGATCAGGGAACAAAGAATTCTACAGCGACTGCAGCTCAGAATGTATAAAAAGAAAGGAATCCAGGAATCTGAGCCTGAAGTTACCTCATTTTTCCCTGAGCCAGATGATG TTGAAAGCTTGCTGATTACCCCCTACTTGCCAGTTGTAGCATTTGGCCGACCATTACCAAAACTAACCCCACA GAACTTTGAGCTGCCGTGGCTGGATGAACGGAGCCGCTGTCGGCTGGAGATGCAGAAGAAGCAGACGCCTCACCGAACGTGCAGAAAGTAG